The following are encoded together in the Capsulimonas corticalis genome:
- a CDS encoding ASCH domain-containing protein — translation MIINPPVKPRFIPATSLWNPWAMLMALEEKRNETRHWSTTYRGPIVIHAAQRFQPGERLKCAEQPFKEVFLATILKDVDWDALGGRTAAAYDKVIRDLMPCSALLCIVNIVDCRETTSKAAARHRYGDYEEAFGDYNPGRYAFVTEMVRVFEEPIPYSGKQGWFHVPEELVL, via the coding sequence GTGATCATTAACCCGCCAGTCAAACCCCGCTTCATCCCTGCGACTTCGCTCTGGAACCCGTGGGCAATGCTGATGGCGCTCGAAGAAAAGCGCAACGAGACGCGCCACTGGTCAACCACGTACCGAGGGCCGATTGTCATCCACGCCGCCCAGCGGTTCCAACCGGGCGAGCGCCTGAAGTGCGCCGAACAACCGTTCAAGGAAGTCTTCCTCGCGACGATTCTGAAGGACGTGGATTGGGACGCGCTCGGCGGACGGACAGCGGCCGCCTACGACAAGGTCATTCGGGATCTGATGCCCTGCTCCGCGCTTCTCTGCATCGTGAATATTGTGGACTGCCGCGAGACGACCTCGAAGGCGGCGGCGCGCCACCGATACGGCGACTACGAGGAGGCGTTCGGCGACTATAACCCTGGTCGATACGCCTTCGTGACCGAAATGGTGCGCGTGTTCGAGGAGCCGATCCCCTACAGCGGCAAGCAGGGCTGGTTCCATGTCCCAGAGGAACTCGTGCTTTGA
- a CDS encoding helix-turn-helix domain-containing protein, whose product MIACLEIEIDFMSKENASTFSLWLAEQRRQYPEKLSQDDLADMANITQGYASALERGARAPSKKVVEKLARALAPPGSDVDFVQALIASGLDAAGFKVEQRIITRKRDAELDHLFEQLSGRQDKIPLAKNVLRAILESDSDTAIGHRSKFDDDFEDGTEGE is encoded by the coding sequence ATGATAGCCTGTTTAGAAATTGAGATTGACTTTATGAGCAAGGAAAACGCAAGCACGTTCAGCCTATGGTTGGCCGAGCAGCGTCGCCAATACCCTGAAAAGTTATCCCAAGATGATTTGGCCGATATGGCTAATATCACCCAAGGCTACGCATCTGCCCTGGAACGAGGCGCTCGGGCGCCTTCAAAAAAAGTTGTCGAAAAACTCGCTAGGGCGCTGGCCCCGCCCGGCTCAGATGTAGATTTTGTTCAGGCCCTTATAGCTTCCGGTTTAGATGCTGCTGGCTTTAAAGTTGAACAGCGAATAATTACCCGAAAGCGTGACGCTGAACTCGATCATCTCTTCGAACAGCTTAGTGGACGCCAAGACAAAATTCCGCTGGCGAAGAATGTCCTCAGGGCAATCTTGGAAAGCGATTCAGATACGGCAATCGGACACCGCTCAAAATTCGATGATGACTTTGAGGACGGTACGGAGGGTGAGTAA
- a CDS encoding DUF1064 domain-containing protein produces the protein MAGIDIRDIDKYGTKAAEQIRAQMGVAAIPLPASKSGSARTDPTGAQTDVDKKPKYRNEPVEIDGYTFASKREGNRYRLLKAMQIAGSISGLEMQVPYRFFEGERLIFEYIADFRYTWIESGQKRVEDAKGIRTAVFMLKKRLIEARHGITIEEV, from the coding sequence ATGGCAGGCATCGACATTCGAGACATCGATAAGTACGGGACGAAGGCGGCGGAGCAGATCCGCGCACAGATGGGCGTCGCCGCTATTCCACTCCCTGCCAGCAAGTCGGGAAGCGCGCGCACGGATCCTACAGGCGCTCAGACGGACGTGGATAAGAAGCCTAAATACCGCAATGAACCGGTGGAAATCGACGGCTATACATTCGCATCCAAGCGTGAGGGTAATCGCTACCGACTGCTGAAAGCGATGCAGATCGCGGGCAGTATTTCGGGACTGGAGATGCAGGTCCCATATCGCTTTTTCGAAGGCGAGCGGCTGATCTTCGAATACATCGCCGACTTCCGCTACACCTGGATCGAGAGCGGACAGAAGAGAGTGGAAGATGCGAAGGGTATTCGAACAGCCGTCTTCATGCTGAAGAAGCGCCTGATTGAAGCGCGACACGGCATCACGATCGAGGAGGTCTAA
- a CDS encoding ParB/RepB/Spo0J family partition protein, whose protein sequence is MLAEIDTKIQTVGQLAPREAGEGEDLKISDKLRVLANGMQAAIDVKLAPRLANTPKRIREAEDAERDAKRMQRVQASLQYLADAHDAGTVPLVVSRIKTKSVIENILFNTKFPDWIGSSSEQGRLLAAGIATAADFDEAKKILEAAAEDAGGESKEALKLRKLMRGLVGVNIPGYFPTPDGLVTRLLELAEIEAGMRTCEPQAGSGHIADRIRAEHPDVPLTVIEINLQLREILSAKGYPIAGSDFLEWRSEELFDRFVCNPPFERGVDIDHVRHAYELLAPGGRLVSVMSDGAFFRSDKKASLFQQWFRVNDGEAFEVPHGSFLESDKKTAVSTKIIVLNKPAAPVLTLVTSVGEARIENNSSGSENYSSINNAVGPDTQDIPLENLLPNPFQPRDIFAQKPLEDLARSLTINKQLQPIVVRHAAKDAGKFEIACGERRFRAAKIAGLASLRAEVAVYDDLQMARIATAENDEREPLNPLERARGYANRVKLGQTQAEIEAETGVDQSSISQTLNLLTLPESVQDHLRHGRISATHGFKLLKLRKLQGTEASMIKFAGDAFAASWSVSKLDQVITDHIADLQRSAASPYFNVVAPTISATVFSEPGPIPAAEVEAPPAPAMSERSPNSNEEEIDGSHEMVAQDVFSSGDPVPVVAAAGATEHAAHEDAPASSSADDAPCEVRSSAPHDTVDAQAASVPEAATPTGPVEVLIGEDIPSICHHCPLSAATMVNIRDGVRASMQGAQAADQTDDRTVTLSKDSTDALWEMGLTADQAIAELLEYRLVPKAKNALRMLTDAYNENHAENINLSERLSSIVLTRATQSEGF, encoded by the coding sequence ATGCTTGCTGAAATCGATACTAAAATTCAGACAGTCGGTCAACTCGCGCCAAGAGAGGCCGGCGAAGGCGAGGATCTGAAGATCTCCGACAAACTGCGCGTTCTGGCGAACGGGATGCAGGCGGCCATCGATGTCAAGCTTGCCCCTCGCCTTGCCAACACACCCAAGCGTATCCGTGAGGCGGAGGATGCCGAGCGCGACGCGAAGCGGATGCAGCGCGTCCAGGCATCACTGCAATATCTGGCGGATGCCCACGACGCTGGCACGGTTCCTCTGGTCGTCTCCCGAATCAAGACGAAGTCGGTCATCGAAAACATTCTCTTCAATACGAAGTTCCCGGACTGGATCGGATCCAGCAGCGAGCAGGGGCGACTACTCGCTGCTGGCATCGCGACCGCAGCGGATTTTGATGAAGCGAAGAAGATTCTGGAGGCCGCCGCCGAGGACGCCGGCGGGGAATCGAAAGAAGCACTGAAGTTGCGCAAGCTGATGCGCGGGCTGGTCGGCGTCAACATCCCCGGCTACTTCCCGACGCCGGACGGATTGGTGACGCGCCTTTTGGAGCTTGCCGAGATCGAAGCGGGAATGAGGACGTGCGAGCCCCAGGCAGGCAGCGGCCATATCGCCGACCGGATCCGCGCCGAACATCCCGACGTCCCGCTCACGGTGATTGAGATCAACCTTCAGCTTCGCGAGATCTTATCGGCCAAAGGTTATCCGATTGCGGGGTCCGATTTCCTCGAATGGCGCTCGGAAGAGCTCTTCGATCGATTTGTCTGCAATCCACCGTTCGAGCGCGGCGTCGATATCGATCATGTCCGTCACGCGTATGAGTTGCTGGCGCCGGGCGGGCGCCTTGTATCCGTGATGTCCGACGGCGCGTTCTTTCGGTCCGATAAGAAGGCATCGCTCTTCCAGCAGTGGTTCCGGGTCAATGACGGCGAGGCGTTCGAAGTTCCCCACGGCTCCTTCCTGGAGAGCGATAAGAAGACGGCCGTCAGCACGAAGATCATCGTTCTGAATAAGCCGGCGGCTCCTGTCTTGACACTGGTCACATCCGTGGGAGAAGCGCGCATCGAAAATAATTCGTCAGGCTCTGAGAATTATTCATCGATCAATAATGCTGTCGGCCCTGACACGCAAGATATTCCGCTTGAGAATCTCCTTCCCAATCCTTTTCAGCCGCGTGACATATTCGCTCAAAAACCGCTGGAGGACCTGGCGCGCAGCCTGACCATAAACAAGCAACTCCAGCCGATTGTCGTCCGCCATGCCGCAAAAGACGCCGGCAAGTTCGAGATCGCCTGCGGCGAGCGGCGCTTCCGCGCGGCGAAGATCGCGGGACTTGCTTCATTGCGCGCTGAAGTCGCTGTCTACGATGATTTGCAGATGGCGCGTATCGCGACGGCCGAAAACGATGAGCGTGAGCCTCTCAATCCCCTGGAGCGCGCTCGTGGATATGCGAACCGCGTGAAACTCGGTCAGACACAGGCGGAAATTGAGGCGGAGACTGGCGTCGATCAATCTTCCATCAGTCAAACGCTGAACTTACTCACGCTTCCTGAAAGTGTCCAGGATCATCTTCGCCACGGGCGCATCTCCGCCACGCACGGTTTCAAATTGCTGAAGCTGCGTAAGCTACAGGGGACCGAAGCGTCGATGATCAAGTTCGCTGGAGACGCTTTCGCCGCGTCCTGGTCCGTCAGCAAATTGGATCAGGTAATTACCGATCATATCGCCGACCTTCAGCGCTCGGCCGCGTCTCCCTACTTCAATGTGGTGGCGCCAACAATTTCGGCCACCGTCTTCTCTGAGCCGGGACCGATCCCCGCCGCCGAAGTCGAAGCGCCTCCGGCGCCGGCAATGTCAGAACGATCCCCAAATAGCAACGAGGAGGAAATTGATGGCAGTCATGAGATGGTCGCACAGGACGTATTTTCGTCCGGAGATCCCGTGCCGGTGGTGGCCGCTGCTGGAGCGACTGAGCATGCAGCGCACGAAGACGCGCCAGCTTCATCATCTGCGGACGACGCGCCTTGCGAAGTACGATCATCTGCACCACATGACACAGTGGACGCACAGGCAGCCTCAGTACCGGAGGCCGCTACACCGACCGGGCCGGTCGAGGTGCTGATCGGAGAGGATATCCCCTCGATTTGCCACCATTGTCCGCTCAGCGCGGCGACGATGGTGAACATTCGTGACGGCGTTCGAGCATCGATGCAGGGGGCGCAGGCTGCCGATCAGACCGATGACCGCACCGTGACACTCTCAAAGGACAGCACGGACGCGCTCTGGGAAATGGGTCTGACGGCGGATCAGGCAATTGCGGAGCTGCTCGAATACCGCCTTGTCCCAAAGGCCAAGAATGCGCTTCGCATGCTTACGGACGCCTATAACGAAAACCATGCTGAAAATATCAATCTGTCCGAGCGCCTGAGCTCCATCGTGCTGACACGCGCCACACAGTCGGAGGGCTTCTAA
- a CDS encoding DNA cytosine methyltransferase, producing the protein MTPKKPFVCVDLFCGAGGISQGLRNAAKKVGYTAALLAINHWPVAIDSHTLNHPEATHICAPVDGANPRELVPGGIVHLLCAAPECTHHSNARGGKPKSEQKRSSAWDILRWADALYVHHILIENVPEFQKWGPLHPCTCGVEEGAEHLKSCLIGKPIKEEEGRFFRNFIRNLEELGYTVEFKVLTCCEYGDPTSRKRLFIQARLGGIAPAWPEITHVPAAEVASRPGKKAQLVARDIIDWKLKGTSIYDRPAQGKKNLVAATMKRIHAGVYKFAGLPFLVPNFGEREGQQPRTHSIYSPLSAVTSHGAGAICQPFLVVLQNHRDGYSLEKPFPTIMTRRQFGVAEPYIAPITHTGSGNRCRGVDKPLFTVTGAKRGELALLEPYMVVNRKNADAHPMDVPMRALTTGNIMGVAEPQIVTDSVNAFLVKYYEGSDAASLDAPLPAVTSNYEHLALIETVPEWNETMPAFMTKYHGSHQGRNDGDGRVLSVGSPLPALDTSNCLGIAEPNLVIRQHTPFLINYNGTGGAHSVDEPLLSATGNDRFALVAPEYHHLIDKGDVVGYLDILYRMLQPHELAGGQGFPKSYIFTGTREAQIKQIGNAVPVATAEALCTTIFKTLMAVAV; encoded by the coding sequence ATGACTCCTAAGAAGCCATTTGTTTGCGTGGATCTCTTTTGCGGGGCCGGCGGGATCAGTCAAGGTCTGCGCAATGCCGCCAAGAAGGTTGGCTATACGGCGGCGCTTCTCGCGATCAACCACTGGCCAGTCGCGATCGATTCGCATACGCTCAATCATCCAGAGGCCACACATATTTGCGCTCCGGTGGACGGCGCCAATCCTCGCGAGCTTGTCCCAGGCGGGATTGTCCATCTTCTTTGCGCGGCGCCGGAATGCACCCATCACTCCAATGCGCGCGGGGGTAAGCCCAAGAGCGAACAAAAGCGATCAAGCGCCTGGGACATCCTTCGATGGGCAGACGCGCTGTATGTTCACCACATCTTGATTGAGAACGTGCCGGAATTCCAGAAATGGGGGCCGCTTCATCCCTGCACTTGTGGGGTGGAGGAAGGCGCTGAGCACCTGAAATCCTGCTTGATCGGGAAGCCGATCAAAGAAGAGGAAGGCCGCTTCTTCCGAAACTTTATCCGCAACTTGGAGGAGCTTGGCTATACCGTCGAATTCAAGGTGCTTACCTGCTGCGAATATGGCGATCCAACCAGCCGCAAACGCCTGTTCATCCAGGCCCGGCTCGGCGGTATCGCGCCTGCCTGGCCGGAAATTACGCACGTTCCCGCCGCTGAAGTCGCGTCGCGTCCAGGGAAGAAGGCTCAGCTTGTCGCCCGTGACATCATCGACTGGAAACTGAAGGGCACATCGATCTACGATCGGCCGGCTCAGGGCAAAAAAAACCTCGTTGCCGCGACGATGAAGCGCATCCACGCCGGTGTTTACAAATTCGCGGGATTGCCATTCCTTGTTCCGAATTTCGGGGAGCGAGAAGGGCAGCAGCCGCGTACGCACTCGATTTATTCGCCATTGTCCGCCGTCACCAGCCACGGCGCCGGAGCGATCTGCCAGCCGTTTCTCGTCGTGCTCCAGAACCATCGTGATGGTTACAGCCTGGAGAAACCGTTCCCAACGATCATGACGCGCCGGCAGTTCGGTGTCGCCGAGCCCTACATCGCGCCGATCACGCACACGGGATCCGGGAATCGATGCCGGGGCGTGGATAAGCCGCTCTTCACCGTTACTGGAGCCAAACGTGGGGAACTGGCGTTACTGGAGCCCTATATGGTGGTCAATCGCAAGAATGCGGACGCACATCCGATGGATGTTCCCATGCGCGCGCTGACGACCGGTAACATCATGGGAGTTGCGGAGCCTCAGATCGTAACCGACTCGGTTAACGCCTTCCTCGTGAAATATTACGAAGGAAGTGACGCCGCCTCGCTCGACGCCCCGCTGCCAGCGGTCACCTCGAATTATGAACATCTGGCGCTGATCGAAACTGTTCCTGAATGGAACGAGACGATGCCGGCGTTCATGACGAAATATCATGGCTCGCACCAGGGGCGAAACGACGGTGATGGGCGCGTACTTTCGGTTGGCTCGCCGCTCCCTGCTCTCGACACTTCGAATTGCCTGGGTATCGCTGAGCCTAATCTTGTAATCCGACAACATACGCCATTCCTGATCAATTATAACGGGACCGGCGGCGCGCATTCGGTGGACGAGCCGCTGCTCTCCGCGACGGGGAACGACCGGTTCGCCCTGGTGGCGCCCGAATATCATCACTTGATCGACAAAGGCGACGTCGTCGGCTACCTCGACATTCTTTACCGGATGCTCCAGCCGCACGAGCTCGCTGGCGGCCAGGGATTTCCGAAGTCGTATATTTTCACCGGGACGCGCGAGGCGCAAATCAAGCAGATTGGCAATGCGGTTCCTGTTGCGACCGCAGAGGCGCTTTGCACAACGATCTTCAAGACGTTGATGGCGGTGGCTGTATGA
- a CDS encoding helix-turn-helix domain-containing protein, which yields MAKQATTGQSLTRQERNMLRMAATGLINREIASREGVSKRTVDFHLYNTYEKLGVSNRIQAINIARSRGLLEISAAA from the coding sequence ATGGCAAAGCAAGCGACGACCGGGCAGTCTCTGACCCGTCAGGAGCGGAACATGCTTCGGATGGCGGCGACAGGCCTGATCAACAGAGAAATCGCCAGCCGCGAGGGCGTCTCCAAGCGAACGGTGGACTTTCACCTCTACAACACTTACGAGAAGCTGGGCGTTTCGAACCGGATCCAGGCGATCAATATTGCGCGCAGCCGTGGGCTGCTGGAGATCTCAGCAGCGGCGTAG
- a CDS encoding RyR domain-containing protein: MANSIEVSAVAQVCHEANRGLCEAIGDTSQVSWNDAEEWQRQSAVAGVRAYLDNPGITSAQMHENWCEYKIADGWVYGEVKDAEKKTHPCLVPYADLPEVQQYKDKVFCAIVGALLPINQNATILPPEKPITTDPIPGLTEGRVVHYILPDGPSAGQIRPAMVVRVWNRNSIDKTSRGCVQLQVFTDGPNDALMNVEWRTSVLFDDSPTPAPGTWNWPARA, from the coding sequence ATGGCAAATAGCATCGAAGTGTCGGCAGTTGCACAAGTCTGCCATGAAGCCAATCGCGGTTTGTGTGAGGCTATCGGCGACACTAGCCAGGTCAGTTGGAACGATGCCGAGGAATGGCAGCGGCAATCGGCGGTTGCAGGCGTTCGAGCTTATCTCGATAATCCAGGCATTACATCAGCTCAAATGCACGAAAATTGGTGCGAATACAAGATCGCCGACGGTTGGGTTTATGGAGAAGTCAAGGACGCGGAGAAGAAGACACACCCCTGCCTCGTGCCATATGCCGATCTTCCCGAAGTCCAGCAATATAAAGATAAAGTCTTTTGCGCAATCGTCGGCGCGCTTCTACCGATAAACCAAAACGCTACCATATTGCCTCCTGAAAAGCCAATAACGACCGATCCCATTCCCGGCCTCACCGAAGGCCGGGTCGTTCACTACATTCTGCCGGATGGTCCAAGCGCTGGGCAAATTCGCCCCGCAATGGTCGTCCGCGTTTGGAACCGCAATTCCATAGACAAGACGTCTCGCGGCTGTGTGCAGCTTCAAGTCTTCACCGACGGGCCAAATGACGCGCTTATGAACGTCGAGTGGCGCACCAGCGTTCTCTTCGACGACAGTCCGACGCCAGCGCCAGGCACCTGGAACTGGCCGGCTCGCGCATAA
- a CDS encoding DNA adenine methylase: MNADAKCRRPVLRYHGGKWRLASWIISQMPPHRVYVEPYCGAASVLLQKPRAFGEVINDLDGEVVNLFRVLREPAAAKDLINAIRLTPFARAEFDTAYDRNILDPVERARRLMVRSFMGFSSSASGKGSKTGFRSYAYRSYMTPAADWAGLPAALPAVVQRLRGVTIENRSAIELVQSHSTPETLLYCDPPYVRSTRSSLRWPGEKAYAHEMTDDDHRTMAAALSSSAAMVIVSGYRCDLYDEIFNNWIRCDRAGVIASNTGSATRMESLWLNPAAAQARGQQSLELEVRA; encoded by the coding sequence ATGAACGCAGACGCCAAATGCCGACGCCCTGTCCTGAGATATCACGGTGGGAAATGGCGTCTTGCGTCGTGGATCATCAGCCAAATGCCGCCTCATCGCGTTTACGTCGAGCCGTATTGCGGAGCCGCGTCCGTCCTTCTCCAGAAGCCGCGCGCCTTCGGCGAGGTGATCAACGATCTGGACGGGGAGGTCGTCAATCTGTTCCGCGTGCTGCGCGAACCGGCGGCCGCGAAGGATCTGATCAATGCGATCCGCCTGACGCCGTTCGCGCGCGCCGAATTCGACACCGCTTACGATCGCAATATCCTGGATCCCGTGGAGCGCGCTCGCCGCCTGATGGTCCGGTCTTTCATGGGTTTTTCGTCCAGTGCGTCGGGCAAGGGTAGCAAAACAGGATTTCGATCCTATGCCTACCGCTCCTACATGACGCCGGCGGCGGACTGGGCGGGATTGCCGGCCGCGCTGCCAGCCGTGGTGCAGCGGCTGCGCGGCGTGACGATCGAGAACCGGAGTGCGATTGAACTCGTTCAATCGCACTCCACTCCCGAGACGCTGCTTTATTGCGATCCTCCCTATGTGCGCAGCACCAGGTCTTCGCTACGCTGGCCAGGGGAGAAAGCGTACGCGCATGAGATGACCGATGACGATCACCGAACCATGGCGGCGGCCCTGAGCTCGAGCGCGGCAATGGTGATCGTGAGCGGATATCGATGCGACCTTTACGATGAGATCTTCAACAACTGGATCCGATGTGACCGCGCCGGCGTGATCGCGAGCAATACCGGAAGCGCAACGCGCATGGAATCTCTGTGGCTTAATCCTGCTGCGGCCCAGGCCCGTGGTCAGCAATCTTTAGAGCTCGAGGTGAGAGCGTGA
- a CDS encoding recombinase family protein — MTTRKQVHLSFTPLRYCIYRRVSKESQVERDLSLPEQEAQQIAYVAARGGVVTHNFQDGGISAWGEKGDQRAEFQKAITCAKAGEYDVFLIHKSDRVFRYRTHAVTYKHLLKQYGVKVESVTEPWVGGDDPSEKLIEGVMECVSEFHSDNLSTELKKGIHSAAANKGRQHGPPVYGYRYAEPGVRGAGWALDDEAARWVKWIFETYVGQRAMLVDLARQLNAMKIRPPGTNGARRNVYLDGWQAQTISHMLRNIVYTGQCKLNGDVFPGAHPAIITAETFAQAQILVEARRPGKISEIDAMFAGGLLLCPHCVEAGRKSVLHTHIRSPKTGKREACYVCSVRMGMYRAKGSGLAPSQECPGFNIMEGKIRRMVIESLERIRNEGGIVELLAEHPHLAERLLEPPPLEAPSPHPDPQIIRKELDLIPTRIMALSDQNQRGYITLDQMGNAIAEIERTKTLLLEQLAIAETARPLKLLKPFDAHRLLVMIQSNQHTTEEKRAFLQDWLAGILVSADKKLVDFRIPQL, encoded by the coding sequence ATGACCACGAGGAAACAAGTCCACCTTTCCTTCACCCCGCTTCGGTACTGCATTTACCGCCGCGTCAGCAAAGAAAGCCAGGTCGAGCGCGATCTCTCCCTTCCCGAGCAGGAAGCGCAGCAGATCGCCTATGTCGCGGCGCGCGGCGGCGTGGTCACGCACAACTTCCAGGACGGAGGTATCAGCGCCTGGGGAGAGAAGGGCGATCAGCGCGCCGAGTTCCAAAAGGCGATCACCTGCGCCAAGGCCGGCGAGTACGATGTCTTTCTAATCCATAAATCCGATCGCGTTTTTCGGTACCGTACGCACGCTGTTACATACAAGCATCTCCTCAAGCAATATGGCGTGAAGGTGGAAAGCGTCACCGAGCCATGGGTGGGCGGGGACGATCCCTCCGAGAAGCTGATCGAAGGCGTTATGGAGTGCGTCTCGGAATTTCACAGCGATAATCTTTCGACGGAACTCAAAAAGGGAATCCACAGCGCGGCCGCCAATAAAGGTCGCCAGCACGGTCCGCCCGTCTATGGTTACCGTTATGCCGAGCCCGGCGTGCGCGGCGCCGGCTGGGCGCTCGACGATGAGGCCGCGCGCTGGGTCAAATGGATATTCGAGACGTACGTCGGACAGCGCGCCATGCTCGTCGATCTCGCCCGGCAGCTGAACGCCATGAAGATCCGTCCACCCGGCACGAACGGCGCGCGCCGCAACGTTTACCTCGACGGCTGGCAGGCGCAAACGATCTCCCACATGCTCCGAAACATCGTCTATACCGGCCAGTGTAAATTGAATGGCGATGTCTTTCCCGGCGCCCATCCGGCCATCATCACCGCCGAGACCTTCGCCCAGGCCCAAATCCTCGTAGAGGCCCGCCGCCCTGGGAAGATCTCGGAGATTGACGCCATGTTCGCCGGCGGTCTCCTGCTCTGCCCGCACTGCGTCGAAGCAGGACGCAAGAGCGTCCTGCACACCCATATCCGCAGTCCAAAAACGGGCAAGCGCGAAGCCTGCTACGTCTGCTCCGTTCGCATGGGAATGTACCGCGCGAAGGGATCCGGACTTGCCCCATCGCAGGAGTGTCCGGGTTTCAACATCATGGAGGGTAAGATTAGGCGAATGGTTATTGAAAGCCTGGAACGGATCCGGAACGAGGGCGGGATCGTGGAACTGCTCGCCGAGCATCCACATCTCGCCGAACGCCTCCTGGAGCCGCCGCCGCTTGAGGCGCCGTCCCCGCACCCCGACCCGCAAATCATACGCAAAGAGCTTGACCTGATCCCAACACGCATCATGGCCCTCTCCGATCAGAACCAGCGCGGCTACATTACGCTCGATCAGATGGGAAACGCCATCGCCGAAATCGAGCGCACGAAGACACTGCTGCTGGAGCAGCTCGCGATCGCCGAGACCGCGCGTCCACTGAAGCTCCTGAAGCCTTTCGACGCCCATCGCCTGCTCGTGATGATCCAGAGCAATCAGCACACCACCGAGGAAAAGCGCGCATTCCTTCAGGATTGGCTTGCTGGGATCCTGGTTTCCGCTGACAAAAAGTTGGTGGATTTCCGCATTCCTCAGCTGTAG
- a CDS encoding N4-gp56 family major capsid protein, which produces MATTHVFGPGTTPGAGGSLPAEVRIAYDRRLLKAARPNLIHAQFADDRPIDKNAGTTMQMRRFELLSPATSPLSEGVTPTGNNLTVTPVTVGIAQYGDFIQVSDVLTWSAIDPILTQAADILGFQAGQTIDQLARDFMSTGTNVHYRIHQVDWSRRGVVILAVQAGDFRWRRGS; this is translated from the coding sequence ATGGCGACGACACATGTATTTGGACCGGGGACAACTCCCGGCGCGGGCGGCAGCTTGCCGGCGGAAGTGCGGATCGCGTATGATCGGCGGCTTCTCAAGGCGGCGCGCCCAAATTTGATCCACGCGCAGTTTGCGGACGATCGGCCGATTGACAAGAACGCCGGAACGACCATGCAGATGCGGCGTTTTGAGCTGCTGAGTCCCGCGACTTCGCCGCTCTCCGAAGGCGTTACGCCGACGGGCAACAACTTGACGGTAACGCCGGTGACGGTAGGCATCGCGCAGTACGGAGACTTTATTCAGGTCTCGGACGTGCTGACGTGGTCGGCGATCGATCCCATTCTGACTCAGGCGGCCGATATCCTCGGCTTCCAGGCCGGACAAACGATCGATCAGCTCGCGCGTGATTTCATGAGCACCGGCACCAATGTGCATTACCGAATACATCAAGTTGATTGGTCGCGGCGCGGAGTGGTGATTTTAGCTGTTCAAGCTGGGGATTTCAGGTGGCGTCGAGGGAGTTAA
- a CDS encoding DUF488 family protein, producing the protein MTPTVYTMGYEGRKPADLLMIAERLDATIVDIRYRAWSAHPQWRHGALREFLGDRYARCVQLGNKRYREPANADGSRQIELVDAAAGAQYVLEHPHSVILMCGCRNAETCHRSNVARLLIDQYDQRVFEIMWARGANASGILWAAYDWAEVDSWAGKD; encoded by the coding sequence ATGACGCCTACGGTCTACACGATGGGCTACGAGGGACGCAAGCCGGCGGACCTATTGATGATCGCGGAGCGCCTGGACGCGACGATTGTGGACATCCGGTACCGCGCCTGGAGCGCGCATCCGCAATGGCGGCATGGAGCCCTTCGCGAGTTTCTCGGCGATCGTTATGCGCGCTGCGTGCAGCTTGGCAATAAGCGCTACCGGGAGCCCGCGAACGCGGACGGAAGCCGCCAGATCGAATTGGTCGACGCCGCCGCCGGAGCGCAGTATGTCCTTGAGCATCCGCATTCCGTGATTTTGATGTGTGGGTGCCGGAACGCGGAGACATGCCACCGATCCAACGTTGCGCGATTATTGATCGATCAATACGATCAGCGAGTTTTTGAAATCATGTGGGCGCGCGGGGCTAACGCCTCTGGGATTCTCTGGGCGGCTTACGACTGGGCGGAAGTCGATTCGTGGGCGGGAAAGGATTGA